In a single window of the Acyrthosiphon pisum isolate AL4f chromosome X, pea_aphid_22Mar2018_4r6ur, whole genome shotgun sequence genome:
- the LOC103309844 gene encoding uncharacterized protein LOC103309844 → MLLHEIRGPTSFSDLKTVNGIFHNTFQSACNVLGLLEGDNHWNNTLNEAFLSDSPSKLRELFTVMLVFCQLSDPLTLWDTHKNNLSEDIIRQMDRYLQGDADQKDEAHIKWLIQIEDAVLAVGGQSISSYGLPQPTRTENNFENIVYQREINYDLNTLAKVVVSNEDLLTNE, encoded by the coding sequence ATGCTTCTTCATGAAATTAGAGGACCAACATCTTTTTCAGACCTAAAGACCGTTAATGGTATCTTCCATAATACATTCCAATCTGCCTGTAATGTGTTAGGTTTGCTTGAAGGTGATAATCACTGGAACAATACGTTAAATGAAGCTTTCTTGAGTGATTCTCCTTCCAAGCTGCGCGAACTATTTACAGTGATGTTGGTATTTTGTCAACTATCGGATCCTTTAACTCTTTGGGATACACATAAAAACAATCTTTCAGAGGATATTATCCGACAAATGGACAGATATTTGCAAGGTGATGCTGACCAAAAAGATGAGGCTCACATCAAATGGTTGATACAAATTGAAGATGCAGTGCTTGCTGTAGGAGGTCAGAGTATATCAAGTTATGGGCTACCTCAGCCAACAAGGACAGAAAATAACTTCGAAAACATAGTCTATCAGAGAGAGATAAACTACGACCTGAATACCTTGGCAAAAGTAGTAGTGAGCAACGAGGACTTACTGACAAACGAGTAA
- the LOC100574822 gene encoding uncharacterized protein LOC100574822 gives MMNMEVENTDDQLVTIHFDNDVNDTFNKLFLTEHSAYFEAMFNGNFLESQSEKIHIQEISYKGFVSVINSLKHKKVIYSDLNDLLTILEVSQFLQFPFIVAESIKIIRAKYLFSMYAVNVFSTVSKLGIKNLLEKSQAYVLYHFKNILDQNKAGFLQLRKVDLQTLLSNNSLNVVNEQYVFDLIVNWCLVNNNYNMEYEMIVSCVRFKSMNEEQLKYCISKTNNLNLQNIMIPYMDCTREPVQDPMTMGLFIRPIRNIPFGLCAVKNELDGYAFVYRWDWASMQFTKFIRLDPLPLDATGYHVIVKDIEVYVMAGEIAYGRGSWNKEGWKYNLLTEQWKRLKDFTTSSRRHGVGHFVGDFLYLMGGLTKHRLPNRNIELFQIDRINDTLVQIHMTSCQYFQKRVDRQFYVCLEYKGHLAIITKDNEPSWFELSPIGNDQNVYKWRRRIINLSEVVICATCYNDTVYMLTYDKRCTINLYSYCPMYELIKKLKSFNISYDGATTMCAFNVDKAMVFKNDTLEYYSVDNNFFIEYKIQLDSFHSNYLFSVPIYLEKTL, from the exons ATGATGAATATGGAAGTGGAAAATACTGATGACCAGCTTGTAACAATTCATTTTGATAATGATGTCAACGacacatttaataaattgtttttaacggAACATAGTGCATATTTTGAAGCTATGTTTAATGGAAACTTTTTAGAATCTCaatcagaaaaaatacatatacag GAAATAAGCTATAAAGGTTTTGTGAGTGTCATTAACAGtttgaaacataaaaaagtaatttatagtgATTTAAATGATTTACTTACTATACTGGAAGTATCACAGTTTCTTCAATTTCCTTTCATTGTTGCTGaatctattaaaattatcagagcgaaatatttgttttcaatgtATGCGGTTAATGTGTTTTCAACAGTTTCTAAGCTTGGAATTAAGAATCTACTAGAGAAATCCCAAGCTTATGTTTTGTATCACTTTAAAAACATATTGGATCAAAATAAAGCTGGTTTCTTACAATTAAGGAAAGTAGATTTACAAACATTGTTGAGTAACAATAGTTTAAATGTTGTTAATGAACAATATGTGTTTGATTTGATTGTTAATTGgtgtttagtaaataataattacaatatggaGTATGAGATGATTGTTAGTTGTGTGCGTTTTAAATCTATGAATGAAGaacaattgaaatattgtatttcaaaaactaataatttgaatttacaaaatatcatgATTCCGTATATGGATTGTACAAGAGAGCCTGTACAAGACCCTATGACTATGGGGTTGTTTATTAGACCGATAAGAAATATTCCTTTTGGTTTGTGTGCTGTTAAAAATGAATTGGATGGTTATGCGTTTGTGTATCGCTGGGATTGGGCTTCTATGCAGTTTACAAAGTTTATTAGATTGGATCCATTGCCTCTTGATGCAACTGGATATCATGTGATTGTTAaag acataGAAGTTTATGTGATGGCTGGAGAAATTGCATATGGAAGAGGATCATGGAATAAGGAAGGATGGAAGTATAATTTACTTACAGAACAATGGAAGAGATTGAAAga ttttactacATCCAGTAGGCGTCATGGAGTTGGACATTTTGTAGGTgattttttgtacttaatgGGAGGTCTTACAAAGCACCGATTGCCAAATCGAAATATTGAACTCTTTCAAATAGATAGAA TTAATGATACACTTGTTCAAATTCATATGACTTCTTgccaatattttcaaaaaagagTGGATAgacaattttatgtttgtttggAGTATAAAGGCCACTTAGCGATAATAACTAAAGACAATGAACCATCATGGTTTGAACTAAGTCCTATTGGAAAtgatcaaaatgtttataagtgGAGAAGAcgcataataaatttaagtgaAGTAGTTATTTGTGCAACTTGTTATAACGACACTGTTTATATGCTTA CTTATGACAAAAGGTGTACTATTAACTTATATAGCTACTGTCCAATGTACGAGTTAATCAAGAAGttaaaatcttttaatatatcatatgatGGTGCTACTACAATGTGTGCGTTTAATGTCGATAAAGCCATGGTGTTTAAGAATGATACCTTAGAATATTATTCTGTGGATAACAACTTCttcatagaatataaaattcaattggATTCTTTTCACTCCAACTACTTATTCAGTGTTCCTATTTATCtagaaaaaacattataa
- the LOC100161348 gene encoding adenylate kinase isoenzyme 1 isoform X1 — translation MCEITLPTVWILGGPGSGKGTLCDKIVAKYGFTHISTGDLLRDEVNTGSERGQELVKIMKEGALVPTSVVMELLNEKIKSKVATSKGFLIDGYPREKKQGEEFETAIKPVDMVLYLESKDETMVERLLKRAETSGRSDDNMETIKKRLQTFHDNNDPIIEAYKSKVVIISAEQSAEAVFAEAEKKLDTLVA, via the exons ATGTGTGAAATCACTCTACCAACCGTCTGGATACTTG gtggaCCCGGTAGCGGCAAGGGTACCCTTTGTGACAAGATCGTTGCCAAATACGGGTTTACTCACATTTCGACTGGTGATTTGCTGAGGGATGAAGTGAACACAGGATCAGAACGTGGCCAAGAATTGGTGAAAATTATGAAAGAAGGAGCCCTAGTTCCCACG TCTGTTGTCATGGAGTTACTCAATGAGAAGATCAAAAGCAAAGTAGCAACATCCAAAGGTTTCCTGATCGATGGTTATCCACGTGAGAAGAAACAAGGAGAGGAATTCGAAACTGcg ATAAAACCGGTAGACATGGTATTGTACTTGGAATCCAAAGACGAGACGATGGTGGAGAGATTGCTCAAACGAGCTGAAACCAGTGGTCGGTCAGACGACAATAtggaaacaattaaaaaacggTTGCAGACGTTCCACGACAATAACGATCCTATTATAGAAGCGTACAAGTCTAAAGTAGTTATAATATCGGCCGAACAGAGTGCAGAGGCTGTTTTTGCGGAAGCAGAGAAAAAACTTGATACATTGgttgcataa
- the LOC100161348 gene encoding adenylate kinase isoenzyme 1 (The RefSeq protein has 1 frameshift compared to this genomic sequence) — MCEITLPTVWILGGPGSGKGTLCDKIVAKYGFTHISTGDLLRDEVNTGSERGQELVKIMKEGALVPTSVVMELLNEKIKSKVATSKGFLIDGYPREKKQGEEFETAIKPVDMVLYLESKDETMVERLLKRAETSGRSDDNMETIKKTVADVPRQ, encoded by the exons ATGTGTGAAATCACTCTACCAACCGTCTGGATACTTG gtggaCCCGGTAGCGGCAAGGGTACCCTTTGTGACAAGATCGTTGCCAAATACGGGTTTACTCACATTTCGACTGGTGATTTGCTGAGGGATGAAGTGAACACAGGATCAGAACGTGGCCAAGAATTGGTGAAAATTATGAAAGAAGGAGCCCTAGTTCCCACG TCTGTTGTCATGGAGTTACTCAATGAGAAGATCAAAAGCAAAGTAGCAACATCCAAAGGTTTCCTGATCGATGGTTATCCACGTGAGAAGAAACAAGGAGAGGAATTCGAAACTGcg ATAAAACCGGTAGACATGGTATTGTACTTGGAATCCAAAGACGAGACGATGGTGGAGAGATTGCTCAAACGAGCTGAAACCAGTGGTCGGTCAGACGACAATAtggaaacaattaaaa cggTTGCAGACGTTCCACGACAATAA